Part of the Sediminispirochaeta bajacaliforniensis DSM 16054 genome, TCCCAAAAACGGAACGATCATGACCCAATGTTTTGGAGATACGGTGGTTGGAACAATACTACGTGCGTGTAAGCGCTTGAACAACCCAATCAAGGTCATCTGTGCAGAAACCCGTCCTTATTTTCAGGGTTCGCGACTTACTGCAAGTGTGGCGTGCGATATGGGATTCCCTGTCACTGTGATAACCGATAACATGCCGGGTTATACATTGAAAGCAAAGAAGGTCGATCTCTTTACCTCCGCTTCAGATGTTATTACCGTGGATGGTCATATAATCAATAAGGTTGGTACCTTTCAGATTGCCTTGGCTGCCCATTACTATGGTATTCCCTATTATGTCACCGGCACTCCTGATCCCGATCATCCTGACATACGTGATGTAAGAATAGAAGAGAGGGATCCCGAGCTCGTGCTCAAAGCCTTGGATGTGAAGCTTACCATGGATGGGGTCGAAGGATTCTATCCGGCTTTTGATATCACCCCGCCGGAGCTATGTAGCGGAGTGGTAACTGATTTAGGCGTGTATCAACCACAAGACCTAAGACGATATTTCGCTGATTCTGAAAAGAACAGTCAGAAAGAATAGGATAATCATGAAATTATTAGTACGTGCCCCAATGACACCAAATCGTATTGAAGAGTTGGAGAACTATTTTAGTGAGGTAATCTACCTCCCTTGGACAGAAACAGGAGAGCGATATTACGAGGATGCCATGTTGGAATCCTTGAAGAAATATGAACCTGATGTGTTGATTACGGAGTTGGATCGTATCACAAAGAAGGTTCTGGACAATTACCATAATCTTCAGGCTATTGGTGATTGCAGAGCTAACCCTGCCAACATCGATGTTGAAGCCTGTACCGCTGCCGGCATCCCTGTGCTCTGCACTCCTGCACGTAATTGTCAGGCTGTTGCAGAAATGGTTGTCGGTTTGGTGCTGACATTTTATAGGAATATCATCCCTGCCACCCAATGGGTGAAAGAGATGAAATGGGTGGAAGGTACCACTCCCTACTATCTCTGGATGGGCCATGAGCTGCAAGGTAAGAACATTGGCTTTGTTGGGTTTGGCGCAGTAGGAAAAGCGACCGCACATCTCTTTGAAGCTTTTGGCTGTGAGATCTCGTTTTATGATCCCTATGTGGAAGCTTCATCGAGTTCCTATAGAAAACGATCAGTCGAGGAGATTTTTTCTGAAAACGATATTGTATCCATTCATCTCCCTGTTTTGGATAGTACTCGCGGTATGGTCAACAAAAAACTCTTCGCTTTGATGAAACCCGATTCTTTGTTTGTGAATTCTGCCCGAAGCGCGGTAGTCGATTACGAATCTTTATGTGAGGCTTTGAAAGAAAAACAGATTTCTGGTGCGATCCTAGATGTTTTGGATACCGAACCGCCAAAGCCTGAGGACCTGAAAATTTTGTCCTACCCGAATGTGCTGCTTACCCCGCATATTTGCGGAGCATCCTATGAAGTTACAAGCCATCAGTCCGATATTATTACGAATAACGTAATCCAATGGCTGGAAGGAAGAAACCTTGAGAACGTTGTTTATAATAAACACGTTTTGAAGAGTAGGTAAGCATCATGGATAGATATTATCTCGTATTTGATATGGGAACAGGTAATTCGAAAATAGCCATAGTCTCTTCGCAAGGGAAAATCATTGGATCCAGGGTAGTGGAGAATCACTATTACAGAGATGAAAACTACCCCGATGCACAATATTTTCACCCCCAAGAATGGGAAACGAGGCTTCTATGGATGGCTGAAGAATTGTTGCGTGAATTCCCTGATATCAAAATCGATGCAATAACCGCTTCAGGGGCTCGACAAAGTGTTGTCTTGTATGATGCCGACCACGTGGCATGTATGGGATTGCCAAATATAGACAATCGCGGCCGGCAGTGGATGGACGAGATTGAAGGAAAGCAAGAGATTTACAAGCGTACCGGTAAGTGGGTAACTGAAGATTTTATTGCAGCTAAGCTGATGGGTTTCAAGAAAAAATACCCACAGGATTTTTCGAAGATTTCAAAGATTACGAGTCTGAGCGAATGGATTGGTGAGATTTTCTGCGGGGAAATTTTTATTGAACCGTCACAGGCCTGTGAAACTCAGCTTTTCGATATCATTGATATGCAGTGGTCGGAACGTATATGTAAAGCATATGGGATAGATCCACGAATACTTCCCGAGATACGGCTTTCAGGTACAAAACTGGGAAGTATCAAG contains:
- a CDS encoding 2-hydroxyacid dehydrogenase produces the protein MKLLVRAPMTPNRIEELENYFSEVIYLPWTETGERYYEDAMLESLKKYEPDVLITELDRITKKVLDNYHNLQAIGDCRANPANIDVEACTAAGIPVLCTPARNCQAVAEMVVGLVLTFYRNIIPATQWVKEMKWVEGTTPYYLWMGHELQGKNIGFVGFGAVGKATAHLFEAFGCEISFYDPYVEASSSSYRKRSVEEIFSENDIVSIHLPVLDSTRGMVNKKLFALMKPDSLFVNSARSAVVDYESLCEALKEKQISGAILDVLDTEPPKPEDLKILSYPNVLLTPHICGASYEVTSHQSDIITNNVIQWLEGRNLENVVYNKHVLKSR
- a CDS encoding S-methyl-5-thioribose-1-phosphate isomerase, coding for MERADEGLAFLLRYENIAWYKNGEVRILDRRIYPIRTEFVTCKSVQEVAQAIKDMVTQSAGPYLAAAMGMALAAHEIADREDVDVLTYMEDAAYTLSHARPTTVEQMKRVVGGSMDVVRQCLREGARGEALVEALFQYACNFVNNNYKKYTLVGENLAKLIPKNGTIMTQCFGDTVVGTILRACKRLNNPIKVICAETRPYFQGSRLTASVACDMGFPVTVITDNMPGYTLKAKKVDLFTSASDVITVDGHIINKVGTFQIALAAHYYGIPYYVTGTPDPDHPDIRDVRIEERDPELVLKALDVKLTMDGVEGFYPAFDITPPELCSGVVTDLGVYQPQDLRRYFADSEKNSQKE